From Papaver somniferum cultivar HN1 unplaced genomic scaffold, ASM357369v1 unplaced-scaffold_29, whole genome shotgun sequence, a single genomic window includes:
- the LOC113341372 gene encoding uncharacterized protein LOC113341372 has protein sequence MMASVEMLAYGCPADSVDEYIQIGENRSHLFDDIVNGVAPPCNFVVQGHQYDMGYYLSDGIYPQYAALIQTISSRNTTKEKFFAKRQEAVRKDVEREFGVLQARWHIVKGTTRMWNVKDIGKIMKICIILHNMIIEHERQQGVDPESWRPLPDETLNLWFHNMIVHF, from the exons ATGATGGCCTCAGTGGAAATGCTTGCATATGGTTGTCCAGCTGATTCTGTTGATGAGTACATTCAGATTGGTGAAA ACAGATCTCATTTATTTGATGACATAGTTAATGGTGTTGCTCCACCGTGTAACTTTGTTGTTCAAGGCCATCAATATGATATGGGATATTATTTATCCGATGGAATTTACCCTCAGTATGCCGCTCTAATCCAAACTATCTCAAGTCGTAATACCACCAAAGAGAAGTTTTTTGCCAAACGCCAAGAAGCTGTACGTAAAGATGTGGAACGGGAATTCGGGGTACTGCAAGCAAGGTGGCATATTGTTAAGGGGACGACACGTATGTGGAATGTAAAAGATATTGGGAAGATCATGAAGATTTGCATCATTTTGCATAATATGATCATTGAGCATGAGCGTCAACAAGGAGTCGACCCTGAAAGTTGGAGGCCACTTCCGGATGAAACGTTGAACCTGTGGTTTCACAACATGATTGTGCATTTTTAG
- the LOC113341374 gene encoding protein DA1-like, which produces MFSFKGSRSSRTNSKKQISEDISAYYDEDVVAEDLAVRLALKEEEEKRRKGKEAIDVLDYESYYPDEDEQLARALQESELESHPDDEYEEIFSLAEAPRGVVYRVWRRNKPHHKHCLQAPRQEEPSSYHCGPTCDVCSKGLPSDYVTDGSWANHKYCRSHQNDGTPSCCSCQRLEPRDKKNISLGDGRKLCLKCLDSALMSTAESKPLLQDIENYYDGLNMRVKVDFPVLLVDRSALNGAVGEENTHNVHRLREVRGLTTFQTQMIRHIPRRIGNIFGSMPTEPYKLAPGKSVVTSICVLFGYPRMLCGQILAHEMMHAWMRQNGYPHTLPLELEEGMANVMAYRWLEAESVAGNGGGRSSKRKRSSFEKELGEYFIKSMMSNPDPVYGDGFRTALRAVDRHGLKPTLDHIGKYGRLP; this is translated from the exons ATGTTTTCATTTAAAGGAAGTCGTAGTTCAAGAACGAATTCCAAAAAACAAATCAGTGAG GATATATCAGCGTACTATGATGAAGATGTTGTAGCTGAAGATCTGGCTGTTAGACTTGccctcaaagaagaagaagaaaaacgtcgAAAAGGAAAGGAAGCGATCG ATGTTTTAGACTATGAATCTTATTACCCGGATGAAGATGAACAACTTGCTAGAGCTTTACAAGAAAGTGAGTTGGAGTCTCATCCTGATGATGAATACGAAGAGATCTTCTCCCTAGCTGAAGCACCACGAGGAGTAGTATATAGA GTCTGGAGGCGCAACAAGCCACACCATAAACATTGTCTTCAGGCTCCGAGGCAGGAGGAGCCTAGTAGCTATCATTGTGGTCCAACATGCGATGTTTGTAGCAAGGGC CTCCCGTCAGATTATGTAACTGACGGATCATGGGCCAACCATAAGTATTGTCGCTCGCACCAAAATGATGGCACTCCTAGTTGTTGCAGCTGCCAGAGGCTGGAG CCAAGAGATAAAAAGAATATATCACTGGGTGACGGTCGCAAACTTTGTTTGAAGTGTTTGGATTCTGCACTCATGTCTACCGCAGAATCTAAACCTCTTCTCCAAGATATAGAGAACTATTATGATGGTTTAAACATGAGAGTTAAAGTAGATTTTCCAGTGCTCTTGGTTGATaggtcagcactgaatggtgccGTTGGTGAAGAAAATACTCAT AATGTTCATAGGTTGCGTGAGGTCAGAGGCCTGACGACCTTTCAAACACAGATGATTAGACAT ATCCCAAGAAGGATAGGAAACATATTCGGTAGCATGCCAACAGAACCATACAAATTGGCCCCTGGAAAATCGGTTGTGACTAGCATTTGCGTTTTGTTTGGCTATCCTAG AATGTTATGTGGACAAATCCTTGCTCACGAGATGATGCATGCCTGGATGCGACAGAATG GATATCCTCATACACTCCCGTTGGAATTAGAAGAAGGTATGGCAAACGTTATGGCTTACAGGTGGTTGGAGGCAGAGTCAGTTGCAGGTAATGGAGGTGGTCGGTCAAGCAAGAGAAAACGATCATCGTTTGAGAAGGAACTTGGGGAATATTTCATTAAGTCGATGATGAGTAATCCTGATCCGGTGTATGGGGACGGATTTAGAACGGCTTTAAGAGCCGTGGATAGGCATGGTCTTAAACCCACCCTCGACCATATTGGAAAATACGGAAGGCTGCCATAG